From Topomyia yanbarensis strain Yona2022 chromosome 1, ASM3024719v1, whole genome shotgun sequence, one genomic window encodes:
- the LOC131680716 gene encoding telomere zinc finger-associated protein-like isoform X1, with the protein MSKAGSTEKLSKDSTSSSVNRASSATSIVLEQNGEKKILKKIKLKGPLKAPPAAKPEQTFACTFCKATFTNHEQLRVHFLKHGAESILSKNPDEPRQSNQEGAIMLIECEWCPETFTSMSKAIEHKYRKHNYESKNYFCTLCGRLFPLKVALDQHQNLEHKNDKKIVIPRLDFICGFCGTAFISNSALELHIKTAHNLEKRMMNHPFIPTPSKKVRLNQAGEIISIYYCHLCGSEYMLKFNLLKHIEDHHSYEVRCAAPEDLLKCSTCDSVFYTKKAFDTHNIHHKPEDLYATSEEHRLNIVARVDQDFDFRRVPSAIDKVLGTLSGASSTDSPAVLVKKHSSKANKKSKMTGESAAGRCKAKRSKVTVSEAEVKDLINQMNTTGEEHHATGLEALSFLLGEG; encoded by the exons ATGTCGAAAGCTGGTTCAACCGAAAAACTATCAAAAGATTCAACTAGCTCCAGTGTCAATCGTGCTTCGTCAGCGACCTCTATCGTGCTGGAGCAAAACGGAGAAAAAAAGattctcaaaaaaatcaaactcaAAGGTCCGCTTAAAGCGCCACCAGCTGCAAAACCAGAGCAAACATTTGCCTGTACGTTCTGCAAAGCTACCTTCACCAACCATGAACAGCTTAGGGTACATTTTTTAAAACACGGAGCAGAATCGATACTCAGTAAAAACCCCGATGAGCCTAGACAATCCAACCAAGAAGGCGCTATAATGTTGATTGAATGCGAATGGTGCCCGGAAACGTTCACCTCGATGTCGAAGGCAATAGAACACAAGTACCGCAAGCATAATTACGAAAGCAAGAACTACTTCTGTACGCTTTGCGGACGGTTATTCCCGCTGAAAGTGGCCCTCGATCAACATCAGAATCTGGAACATAAAAATGATAAGAAAATAGta ATTCCCCGCTTGGACTTCATCTGTGGTTTCTGCGGAACGGCCTTCATCTCAAATTCCGCCCTAGAATTACACATCAAAACAGCCCATAACTTGGAGAAACGTATGATGAACCACCCGTTCATTCCGACGCCCTCGAAAAAGGTGCGCTTGAATCAGGCAGGCGAAATAATTTCCATTTACTACTGCCACCTGTGCGGCTCGGAATACATGCTCAAATTCAACCTACTGAAGCATATTGAAGATCACCACTCGTACGAAGTCCGGTGTGCAGCTCCAGAAGATCTGCTAAAATGCAGCACGTGCGACTCGGTGTTTTACACCAAGAAAGCATTCGATACACACAACATTCATCACAAACCGGAGGATCTGTACGCCACCAGCGAAGAGCACCGGTTGAATATCGTTGCCCGTGTGGATCAGGACTTTGATTTCCGCCGGGTCCCGTCGGCGATCGATAAGGTGCTGGGTACTTTATCGGGAGCTAGCAGCACGGATTCGCCAGCAGTGCTGGTAAAGAAGCACAGTTCGAAAGCAAACAAAAAGAGCAAAATGACGGGCGAATCTGCTGCCGGTAGATGTAAGGCTAAGCGTAGTAAAGTGACTGTTTCTGAAGCCGAGGTCAAGGACctgataaatcaaatgaataccACTGGCGAAGAGCATCATGCTACAGGGTTGGAGGCCTTGAGCTTTCTGTTGGGCGAGGGATGA
- the LOC131680716 gene encoding telomere zinc finger-associated protein-like isoform X2, with the protein MSKAGSTEKLSKDSTSSSVNRASSATSIVLEQNGEKKILKKIKLKGPLKAPPAAKPEQTFACTFCKATFTNHEQLRVHFLKHGAESILSKNPDEPRQSNQEGAIMLIECEWCPETFTSMSKAIEHKYRKHNYESKNYFCTLCGRLFPLKVALDQHQNLEHKNDKKIIPRLDFICGFCGTAFISNSALELHIKTAHNLEKRMMNHPFIPTPSKKVRLNQAGEIISIYYCHLCGSEYMLKFNLLKHIEDHHSYEVRCAAPEDLLKCSTCDSVFYTKKAFDTHNIHHKPEDLYATSEEHRLNIVARVDQDFDFRRVPSAIDKVLGTLSGASSTDSPAVLVKKHSSKANKKSKMTGESAAGRCKAKRSKVTVSEAEVKDLINQMNTTGEEHHATGLEALSFLLGEG; encoded by the exons ATGTCGAAAGCTGGTTCAACCGAAAAACTATCAAAAGATTCAACTAGCTCCAGTGTCAATCGTGCTTCGTCAGCGACCTCTATCGTGCTGGAGCAAAACGGAGAAAAAAAGattctcaaaaaaatcaaactcaAAGGTCCGCTTAAAGCGCCACCAGCTGCAAAACCAGAGCAAACATTTGCCTGTACGTTCTGCAAAGCTACCTTCACCAACCATGAACAGCTTAGGGTACATTTTTTAAAACACGGAGCAGAATCGATACTCAGTAAAAACCCCGATGAGCCTAGACAATCCAACCAAGAAGGCGCTATAATGTTGATTGAATGCGAATGGTGCCCGGAAACGTTCACCTCGATGTCGAAGGCAATAGAACACAAGTACCGCAAGCATAATTACGAAAGCAAGAACTACTTCTGTACGCTTTGCGGACGGTTATTCCCGCTGAAAGTGGCCCTCGATCAACATCAGAATCTGGAACATAAAAATGATAAGAAAATA ATTCCCCGCTTGGACTTCATCTGTGGTTTCTGCGGAACGGCCTTCATCTCAAATTCCGCCCTAGAATTACACATCAAAACAGCCCATAACTTGGAGAAACGTATGATGAACCACCCGTTCATTCCGACGCCCTCGAAAAAGGTGCGCTTGAATCAGGCAGGCGAAATAATTTCCATTTACTACTGCCACCTGTGCGGCTCGGAATACATGCTCAAATTCAACCTACTGAAGCATATTGAAGATCACCACTCGTACGAAGTCCGGTGTGCAGCTCCAGAAGATCTGCTAAAATGCAGCACGTGCGACTCGGTGTTTTACACCAAGAAAGCATTCGATACACACAACATTCATCACAAACCGGAGGATCTGTACGCCACCAGCGAAGAGCACCGGTTGAATATCGTTGCCCGTGTGGATCAGGACTTTGATTTCCGCCGGGTCCCGTCGGCGATCGATAAGGTGCTGGGTACTTTATCGGGAGCTAGCAGCACGGATTCGCCAGCAGTGCTGGTAAAGAAGCACAGTTCGAAAGCAAACAAAAAGAGCAAAATGACGGGCGAATCTGCTGCCGGTAGATGTAAGGCTAAGCGTAGTAAAGTGACTGTTTCTGAAGCCGAGGTCAAGGACctgataaatcaaatgaataccACTGGCGAAGAGCATCATGCTACAGGGTTGGAGGCCTTGAGCTTTCTGTTGGGCGAGGGATGA